The Rissa tridactyla isolate bRisTri1 chromosome 1, bRisTri1.patW.cur.20221130, whole genome shotgun sequence DNA segment gagaggtggtggaggccccatccctggagacattcaaggccgggcttcatgaggctcggagcaacctgatctagttgaacatgtccctgcttactgcaggggggtgggactagatggcatttaaaggtcccttccaacccaacaccttctatggTTCTCTAAGGCCCTGGGGGCACGTggcaggtgatgcagaaggatggggagctctgatatgcacctcatagaatcatagaatcttcatggttggaagggacctttgagatcatcgagtccaaccatacacacacacaaaaaccccctacaatctctgtcactagagcatgccctgaagtgccaaatctaggcgtttcttaaacacctctagggatggtgactcaaccacctccctgggcaggccgttccagtgcctgaccactctttcagtgaagtaattcttcctactatctaatctaaacctcccctgccgcagcttcagaccatttcctctggtcctgtcattattcacctgggagaagaggccaacacccacctctctccaacctcctttcagggagttgtggagggcaatgaggtctcccctcagcctcctcttctccaagctaaacatgcccagctccctcagcctctcctcatatgacttggtctccagacccctcaccagcctggtagctctcctctggacacgctgcagcacttcaaggtccctcttgtacagaggggcccagaactgaacacagtactccaggcgaggcctcaccagtgccgagtacagaggaacgatcccttccctactcctgctggccacgctattcctcatacaagccagaatgctgttggccttcttggccacctgggcacgctgctggctcatgttaagctggccggccgccagcacccccaggtccttttctgcggggcagctttccagccactcttccccaagcccctggcgttgcttggggttgttgtgaccgaaatgcaggagccggcccttggccttattaaacctcatccaattggccttggcccatccctccagcctgtccagggccctctggagagccttccttccctcaagcagatcaacactcccacctagcttggtgtcgtctgcgaacttactgcaggtgcactcagtcccctcatccagatcattgataaagatattaaacaaaactggacccaaaactgagccctgagggacaccactggtgaccagccgccaagaagatttcaccccactaatcacaactctctgggcacggccatccagccggttttttacccagcaaagagtacacttgtctatgccacgattcgccagcttctccaggagaactctctgggggatggtgtcaaaggccttaccaaagtccagagagacaacgtccacagccttccccgcatccaggaggcggctcacatggtcattgGGATCTGACTGTGGGTGAGACAAGCCAATGAATCCATTTGTGTGATGTCAATTGCTAAATAGCCCTGCCACTCTGTGTCATCATTATTAGAATTGCTAGATGCCATACCAATGGGACtgcagtaagaatcacccaaaacaatggcagatggactttgatgaacgtgagtaaagcgcagcggtgatgggatcacaCCTGACCTCAGCaactggcgcccagcaacttcctcaagattgacatcttcaacctgcggaacctgggcagggtctgcaccagctacaccagcggcgagctctggatacagcatgcaggagtccagcaccacacaccatctcccctgccctgagagactgctctgacagagggagcccaaagccatgggttAAATGAACTCAACCTCAACGGACATTGTTGAGGGATGGCCCAGAGActaagggtcggtctcttctctcaaggaacaggcgacaggacaagaggaaacggcctcaagttgtaccaggggaggtttaggatggatattaggaaaaacgttttCACCAACAGGGCTGTCATAGGAAGAGGCtacccagggcagtggtggagtcaccatccctggagggatttacaagccgggcagacgtggtgctgagggacgtgggttagcggtggtttttgtcagtgttgggttgatggttggacttgatgatctgaaaggtcccttccaacctcgaccgttctatgatagctgtatgtctatagatgtgtgtatatatcaaagacagggaaaagcggtggtaattcattggaaagtgtaagatctgggcatgacgtTGAAGGTATAGAACAAAGGGTGGATAACACCCGGTTCTGGCAGGAATAGGGTcaattttcccaaggagctggcacggcacacaggtattccataccatcaccatgtgagccatgcccagtctatagccgggagctggctggaaaagggagcaggaaatCCCCGCTGGGGACTGGGCTGGGGGCTTCctgggtctggtcggtgagcagcGGTACATTAATGgtgttttgtacattcctctaacagcattattgttgtggttttccgctttccttcactgttctgttaaactgccttgatctcaacccacgagttttgcctttttcttcccattctacccctctcccatggcgggggggaagcGAGCGAGCAGCCGCCtgtttctttgttgctggctgaAGTTAAACCAGGACATCACCCCACGTCTCGGTTTCCctctttgtaaaatggaaacagcacGATGGGCTTCATTGGTAAGGTGTTTGAAGCTCTACAATGAGAGGTGCTGAAGAAAGTGGGGGCCTTATTTTTCCTAGAGATGCCCGTAAGGGTGGAAAAGGGCTCGCTGCTTCCTTTGGTTCTGgcgaggaaaaacaaagcaagggcaagaagaaatgaTGCTGGAGATGTAGCGGGCCCGTTCCCAAGTCCAACATTTTAACGCGTGGAGCGCAACCTTGTCCCTTGCCTCTGTCTTGCTGTAAAGGTCTCTCTCGTTCAGAGGCACTGCTGTcgagattcaaatcccttcctagAGCCCTCCAAAGGATGCATTCATTGCGTGCAGATGGCACCGggtgttcttctcccttcctctggtTTATACCATTGGGTAGACGACAGCAAAATAATAAATCTCTGAGTCAATCAGGTATTTGAACCTCCTGTAAATAGCGTGCAAGAGctgagcaaggcgttcgacacggtctcccacagcatcctcatagggaaactTAGGAGGTGTGGGTTAAATGAATGGACATAGATAtggtggacagataactggttaaaagacagagctcagagggtcatgactAGGGGCaaagagtctagctggaggtcagtgacgagtggtgttccccagcggtcagtactgggtccagtcctcttcaatatattcatcaatgacctggacgaagggatagagtgcaccctcggcaagtttgctgatgacacaaagctgggggggcgggtggctgacacaccagaaggctgtgccgccatacagagagacccggacaggctggagagttgggcagagaggaaccttatgaaattcaataagggcaagcgtagggtgcggcacctggggaggaataaccccctgcaccagtccaggttgggggctgacctgctggagagcaactctgtggaaagagacctgggagtcctggtgggcaacaggattaccatgagccagcaatgtgcccttgtggccaaggaggccaatggcatcttgggggggcatcaagaagagtgtggccagcaggtggagggaggtcaccctccccctctgctcggccctggggaggctgtgtctggagtactgggtccagttctgggctccccagttccagaaggacagggaactgctggagaggggacagcaaagggctaccagggtgatgaggggactgcaacacctctctgatgaagaaaggctgagggacttgtgtctctttggtctggaaaaaagacggctgaggggggatcttatcaacgcttagaaatacggaaagggtgggtgtcaggaggatggggccaggctcttttcagtggtgcccagcaacaggacaagaggcaacgggcacaaacttgagcataggaagttccacctaaacacgaggaggaacttctttcctgtgagggtggcagagccctggcacaggctgcccagagaggtggtggagtctccgtctctggagacattccaaacccacctgaacgcgttcctgtgccacctgctctgggtgaccctgctctggcagggggttggactggagggtctccagaggtcccttccaaccctaccattctgtgattgtgtgggcCTCTTCACTAGGCTCTTGTCGGGCTGTGTAAATCCCGACCTGTACGAAGGAATGACGGCCGTGTCTCTCAGATACACAGAGCACGCTCAGCCCGTTAAATTTCATGACAACAAGAAGCCTCTGTGACTAATGAGGAACCCAGAGAAGCCAAATGCCTTGGCTTGGAGTAAAATCTTGAGGTGTTACTGTTTTCACTCCAAACTGACGGAAAACACCATCTCCTGCTGAAGAATCTCTGGGGAGAGCCAGGTTCCTTTTACCCCCAGAAGCGAggcacccctgggagctgcacacaTCGGGGAGGATCCACTGAATTCAGCATCtggcatgcaaagcagcatgacagcatggtgtacaccagccacagtcgTGGTCTGGCCCAGTTCAACACAGCATCCCTAAAGAGGGAGATGtgcttccatctttttgcagtttagtGGGATTCAACCCCCCGGCCTCGACTTAAGCGTAGACGTaagcgccggggctggcaggtgacTCAGAATCCCCAGCTTGAactagaggagacagagggaccccCAGCCTAGGAAGGACTCGTGGAACTGCTGGGGCTTGTTGTTCAGCCTCTGCAGCATTCTGTACCTGGCTGAGGAGGTCGGAAAGCCCCGTTTCTGTGAGTGGTTCTCAGGCTTGTTGCAATGCTAAAACGTAACCTAGGGAAGGTAGTTATGTTAGCATTTCCGTAAGCGCCCTTTCTCTGGGCCTGGGGACCTCACCTTTCTCTGGCtattggagagaggaagggaatgggagttttgaagcacaaagtcttacctttagagtagccaaactgcatttcctttctgcccGGTTTTGGAACAGCCTCTCCACAGGGGTGACACTTAGAAAGGCCCACACttccagaaagaacagcctgTGGCATGACAAGGTGAGCTGTAGCAGCTCCTTGTCCAGCAGCTCATGGTCATTGTTCCACTGAAGTGTTAATTCCgtccaaaaagaacaaatgttgttAGGGCTACTCAACAGAACTGGTGAGCGCAGTAACTAGAATTCAATAAACAAGTTTCCCAATACTACCAACAGAAGGGACTGGCAGCAGATcaattttgtcccttgacaggagcagagaatcagttttgggtaacgacaacggTAGATGCTACGGTAATCCcaactctcccgtggagatgggggggcccttgtgcattgcacccCACCCTAAGGGATAGACAACTTCTGTTACCGTTAGAAGATGCtgcaccctcagctcatgccatgatcttatttgacatattggaaattatcccaggtacgagagtagatccaaagacaatttctagaaagctttgcagatcccggctgttccttggaagctctgcagcgcaacagaacctaaagagcgctgtcagcaaccatcaggccgtgtgcttccctcaggcgtgcaaagacctgatgctccttgacgcgggtcaaggctgtcgcacacctttggtggcacatcctgcgtgacaccaaaggcctgtgacatgggcaccagttaatttacatctgctgtagacgtttgtgtgttgccaaaagggagcagaaccacgagtgcaggctgacgcaggctacagctccgcaagcaaacagggtgtacagactcttctcctcatacgcagatttccctgcaaaagggtggggttcagaaacatCGGAAAGGATAAGCAAGTTACCAGTTACTAAACGTGAACATGTCTAACTAGAAGAAGCCTAAAGCGGTTTcacaaaactgaggttttcctgcctgaaaaactctttgtgctcacagctgacattccagcaccagtattttgggtgttttagctttttatgagggcaacctgacgtCGGCccgacagtgaagactggcataacgggcatcgcaactggacagggacaacgacctcaaccaggctagagtggaacaccgcagtggctcgcttatgaaaatgaccctcgggacataacactgaagtggtcaggaattcctcctgctgagcgctgctatgcagaaggcctggaggatcactttgcttagctttgtgataccgcggtgagatgtccctctgggttcccgtacctgcagaacacgccaggaggctgggaggaggttggtgagggtgcgtctcattctccagcctgggtctctgaaactgtagctccgcagactcttatgctgctgactggcatctccgctagcaggatcctggctaggtgatcgtgcttcgtgactctttcaaagaagaagttcaggcgcagttttggggctcccttggccaagttggcccacgacgttcctctgaccacttgcccatgagggtcgtggatatgacattggatattcaaggtgcacagggaatgagcgctgtgctcccgcagggagtgcgagtcagcccaccaagtttccgtgatggcgactacgtcatagctgtcctgctgcacaatggttggactccatgatctcaaatgtcgtttccaaccatgaagattctatgattctatgatctccatggGAGAGTTGGGATTACTGTAGCATATACTGTTGtccttacacaaaactgattctctgctcctgtcaagggacaaaactgatctgctgacagtcacagggatagagaaaatagtgacttttttattggttgacaagaggggcaccccagggggttcccggccccacccttcccacccattgggggaaattgctgaagcagacacggcgcgtccggcagcagcgtctccagcagtccttcaggcggtacCAGAGCCAggtgcagcactgacacaggcaccgtcctagcgggcacagccctggggacgcctggtcacactccctgtccatgacctcgccgtgctgctgcctctcctcctccaaggtcttgacagtgtccaagagctccaagtagagcaacttgtcgtccgtggccttggctggggggctgctgggcggcggaagcacagtcatggggctctgcgccctgtccctcctcccttccgcatccgtgggggtgctcctgcctgagcctggggggctgctggtgcttggccccatggagttgttcttgcCCGGCCccgtcttgctgtttctcttcacttccgccaggctccccctgccgagctccacagggctgctcctttccttctccttcacacttctctctggtcctgtgtcctcctccttctccatgatcccatcctcagccttatccgtgtttacatccacccacggccgctccgctcccaggtgatggggcttcactgtggcccccagctgctgctgcgcctccatcctgcccaggggatggaagggctccccggggaggttccgatcacaggcccccgctgccccttgccaacgggcctgcagcaccttcagcatctcacagcactgcctggccatctcctgggtggactcgaaacagcggaggagctccatgaccagctccccttggtccgaggccatggctggggggctgcagggtgaaggctgcgtgtccacagggctctgcgccctgtccctgctttccctggggaccggctcttgcttggtccttgtaggcagttcctgtgggggctcctggcagagggctggccctggctcctccaccctcccgttgacagtcctggggggatggcggggtcctgagcggtcgagtgctgccagctccgccatcgcactAGGCcggggctccgggaaggagtagagggagttgagggaagaggagcctctgtcagtCACAGAGTCCATGGTgaccagcggggcccgtggggagcgatgcttcctgttcaaggcctccgcactcgccctgcagaggaggagaaagagaccccgctgcaccccagaccccagaagaacccgcaggcagcacccctccttggctggcggtcagggctgcccagcgcaggcaggggcagggcacggggtgagggtctggggcagcatctggggtctcccccacactcaccgcttctcctgcttcgaatgggatttctccacttctccatacactgcccgagaagctgcagcgggaggagacagattgagtggccggcagcccccggcacagccccggctcagggctgccgtggggtgtcggctgtttgcagggtgctccatgctggggccactcaccgctctgcttctctggccgggctcctgtcttgcttgtctgacgcttcttcttactcttcttcttccaccacttctgcaaggtccccaggagctgtgtGAGACGGGAGcgcctcccagtcccacaccacagccccccacggcaccccacaccaccctatgccatccgtcaccaccccacgccgcagcacagtgtggtgcaacagtcacctacctgaagccgcttgctctgcagcacagctgagaatacgctgagccccatcacaatcaggaggagagggcccaggggagacacggcgtcagagcgccccatggcaccaacgccggtgtggctgcggtgctccgagtcaccagcacagaaccgcaatgcggctccccagtgtcctcctgggtccccagtgacgggacccgcaagactgctggggtgtcagaggccgaggctgcagtctgcccagacaatgccagactgcggtgcccagcatccactgacggctccagcggggaccgcgtcccccttttatagtgcggcaggggggcacgtcccccctttgtgacatcatggggcagtcagagcccccctttgtgacatcacaggcagtcagagccccccttggtgacatgcagcaggggatgaggaagagcaagacaaggagggcacttgccccaggctgacaacaggactatttcatagcacgaacatcacattcagtacaaattataaagtttgctgtgtagttcaactctcccttgatggcggcggtgcAGAGAACTCCTTGCTGCGGTGCCGgaaccctgagcccttcccttcctcccaaagccgcagcgctcacggtgtcccccattggctgtcccctgctgggagtgcacggcttcctgctgatggaaggggctgggtgtagtccttgggtattttatatcgttatcgggattgacactgcttctttagcattattagtgtaaattctttagttttatcctagtaaatctatttctattgcaaccctcatgtttccttctttttccccaattcctCTTCCCCGGTGAGGAGGGGTCATCGGgcgagagagtagttgtctaaaggacaagaaattgtggtgggtttctcaaaccataacaagaagggagggagaaggagaagggccccaccccttcagggcatggtttgggtgcgaaggcaccttaaaggccacccagtgccaccccctgccctgggcagggacacctcccaccagcccagcttgctccaagccccagccaacctggccttgaaccccttcagggatggggcagccacagcttctctgggcaacctgggccaggggctcaccgccctcacagccaagaatttctgcccgagatcttagctcaatctcccctcttgcagtggaaaccccttccccctcgtcccatggctcccctccctcatccagagtccctccacagctttcctggagccccttgagggactggaaggggctccaaggtctccccgcagccttctcttctcttaacGCCTCTCACAgtaggcacgtcagcataacccatctgcagcctttggaatgggaagtatgaccatggttgccctccagcctcctgcttgggttttgcaccggaaaacttccaacatgtgggccaagaactcacaatcccctttactgccacaTGTCTTCCGGgggctgtccaccttttctcaatctgattaaaaattgtcatccctccatgtgttttatcacaaaaccgcctagccaaagccatttaGTATTCTTTTGGTAAGACGGGGTTTCCTCCGGTAGTCCAAATTCTAGTTCATCTttcatggaggagggagggatcccgagtgcagggcccagttccattttttacagaccaaggcagcgttagatctgtccctgtcgtctgaccgatggaagacacgtctcagacagacatcaggtaggtgagcccagcgattctgctcagcttcgctgtcatcttccattgagaagacagtttttcacttctcttctgggtgttgagcaaacctagaggaagactctctccagcaggctcccgaaaagaccaaagtccgccctccggaagtccatggtggcagttctgctgacgcccttccttgcttccctaagaatcagaaactctgccatttcatggtcactgtgcccaagacggcctccaacatcacatcccccacaagtccttctctgttcacacacagcaggtccagcagggctccttccctagtgcgttcccccaccagctgtgtcaggaatttattcccacacaccccagaaacctccaagactcttccctctcagctctacTGGGTTCCCCGTTATCCCGTGCCCTATTGTTACACTCCCTCAGCCACAGTCCCTCCCAATCCCtcctggaggccccctttagggactgcaaggccgctacaaggtctccccgcagccttctcttctccaggctgaacaaccccaactctctgctgctctgccctctccctgacgctccgcagcctttctgctccctctttgacctctgccgccaggccgagcggatcagccgcctgctcgcacctcacgcacccggcatcccttctaccctccgctacccgggagagacctgggagctgcccccccccggcactgcctggtggcccccgcagcccccgccctctctccccagctgtggctgagcccgtccccgccggacgggggctgagatggggctggggacccccctgccgctgccgggacctggctgtgcctgggggccctgctgggacccccctgagcGGAgtcggcgcagggctggggtctcggtgggacccccgtccccgctgccctgcgctttccatgctgcctggcccctttgccttcctcctcggccgctggggctgccctggccgggctccctcctcgccccggggctccccgcggggacagcggctccttcccctcgccatgtccccccagccgggtccctgcactcagccgggggcagtgctgctgcccccccgcgctcccctcgctacggccatccctgctgccagcgtctgtgcgccatcccagccagcccgagggcactccgtgtcccccgcaccctgttccggctgccccagcgcctccggctctcatccccaggttcccccatcacccacgggtgtccccccgggtttggccactctccccctccccaccagctgatcggtcccctccaccggtgacaagatggcatgagccccgatGCCtccgtgtcgtggtttagcctcagacggcaacaaagaaccacgtgccgctcggtcgggccttcccgatacaggaagaatcagaagaaaaaaaaggcaagactcttgggttgagacaaaggcagtttaacagaacagcaaagggaacaagcaaacaacaacaagaacatggatagaggcatatacacacacgattacgggaccgccgctccccgccgctccccgaccggacccgggacgccccagcccgctccaagcgcgacttcctgccccctcccccggcagctcagggtgggcatggctcacatggcatggaataccaggaaaaattaaccctatccccgccggaacaaGGACACTCCGCCAGCCACtctgtgggatgtggggcagggatggggatgaggggcccagccccccccggcacaggctgtcgggcagggtgagcgcggaccagccgccgtcgctgtcgcaggagaagagccagaggtcactcagccagagctgatggagtcgttattttattgaggacggatcagtaaatgcaggggggtgagatattccgtaagccaggatggatcggcaggaaatgctccgctatttaccgcacgcagggtttgggtgggatacaaaggtccATGCTCTGTCACCGAAGgtgtcgagggccagacccctccgtccctcccgggcaccatcctggccccagccagcacccggaggggacagggtgggggctgccctgctcccctggaaccctcaccagggctgctggacactggagtggcgtctcggggggctgcagcagactcgagccctggccaggcagggtggcaggcactggtggggacacaggaggagcagaaggtgtctatgcatatatctatatggtccagaggatgccctggagatgctgggagggctggaggccctgtgctgtgaggacgggctgagagagttgggggggttcagcctgaagaagagctccactgagaccttggagccccttccagtccctcaaggagctccaggaaagctgtggagggactctggatgagggaggggagccatgggacgagggggaagggtttccactgcaagaggggagattgagctgagatctcaggcagaaattcttggctgtgagggcggtgagcccctggcccaggttgcccagagaagctgtggctgccccatccctggaggggttcaaggccaggttggccggggcttggagcaagctgggctggtgggaggtgtccctgcccagggcgggggggtggaatgagatgatctttaaggtcccttcccacccaaaccattctgtgattctatgattccacatctATATTTCTATAcgtcacaacccagacaactgctcggggggccgtgacccctcaaccctgcagctggggcagccccggccgagtcagggtcCCGctgtcaggctcctcttccctggtgctggtggagcttccaccctgcaggtccatgaagtgCCAAGGGgtgctcaggacgagccaccctcatggagcacccgtggccaccactttccctgggggcagtgagtccactgggccatcaggcagcattgcccaggaccagcacactcatgaggaagaccatgaggaagaagacccacatgaagaagcggtccatcaccttggccatcTTCTTCCACTCAGCGGTCCGGTGCTGGGAGGCTCGGTGGCGCCGGAAGCAGCCGGCGATGTAGCCCACATTCCTCAGCATGTCATCGTGGTGGCACAAGCAGCAGTcccagggacagccccctgcctcggcacccacctccccctccatggggctctcccctggccccccag contains these protein-coding regions:
- the LOC128904041 gene encoding LOW QUALITY PROTEIN: F-box only protein 39-like (The sequence of the model RefSeq protein was modified relative to this genomic sequence to represent the inferred CDS: deleted 2 bases in 1 codon) codes for the protein REHSAHSLCTLNIQCHIHDPHGQVVRGTSWANLAKGAPKLRLNFFFERVTKHDHLARILLAEMPVSSISLRSYSFRDPGWRMRRTLTNLLPASWRVLQELTLQWNNDHELLDKELLQLTLSCHRLFFLEVWAFLSVTPVERLFQNRAERKCSLATLKVGIYTARQEPSEEAHTITEIYRRFKYLIDSEIYYFAVVYPMV
- the LOC128900364 gene encoding neuronal acetylcholine receptor subunit alpha-10-like, whose amino-acid sequence is MVPSESIPLIGKYYIATMTMITASTALTTFIMNIHHCRPGTWPVPPWARWLILHHMARLCCVYEVGESCKSPRWVPRRRSPMEGEVGAEAGGCPWDCCLCHHDDMLRNVGYIAGCFRRHRASQHRTAEWKKMAKVMDRFFMWVFFLMVFLMSVLMN